In a genomic window of Pseudomonas oryzihabitans:
- a CDS encoding pseudouridine synthase: MRLDRWLGNRSELGRQLARRLLAEGRVRVNGLPTLQAEREVFAFDRIEADDRLLQDGPGGRYLMLHKPRGCVSATVDARHPTVLDCLAAEERADLHLAGRLDFNTTGLLLLTNDGQWSRGLSHPRHKQTKRYLVSTAEIIPPQLVAAFAEGLYFAYEDLTTQPAQLELLSERSAYLTLVEGRYHQVKRMFGRFGIEVVALHRDRIGGLALDPALAEGSYRALTADEVALLRPAD, from the coding sequence ATGCGCCTGGACCGCTGGCTAGGCAATAGATCCGAGCTGGGTCGCCAGTTGGCCCGGCGCCTGCTCGCCGAGGGCCGCGTGCGGGTGAATGGCCTGCCAACCCTGCAGGCCGAACGCGAGGTCTTCGCCTTCGACCGCATCGAGGCCGACGACCGCCTGCTGCAGGACGGCCCCGGTGGGCGCTACCTGATGCTGCACAAGCCGCGCGGCTGCGTGAGCGCCACCGTCGATGCCCGCCATCCCACGGTACTGGACTGCCTCGCCGCAGAAGAGCGCGCCGACCTGCACCTGGCCGGTCGGCTGGATTTCAACACTACCGGCTTGTTGCTGCTCACCAACGATGGCCAGTGGTCGCGCGGCCTGAGTCATCCGCGCCACAAGCAGACCAAGCGCTACCTGGTCAGCACCGCCGAGATCATTCCGCCGCAGTTGGTGGCGGCCTTCGCCGAGGGGCTCTACTTCGCCTACGAAGACCTCACCACCCAGCCGGCGCAGCTGGAGCTGCTGAGCGAGCGCAGCGCCTACCTGACCCTGGTCGAAGGGCGCTATCACCAGGTCAAGCGCATGTTCGGGCGCTTCGGTATCGAGGTCGTCGCCCTGCACCGCGACCGTATCGGCGGCCTGGCCCTGGACCCGGCGCTGGCCGAGGGCAGCTATCGCGCCCTGACGGCAGACGAGGTGGCGTTACTACGTCCGGCGGATTAG
- a CDS encoding cysteine-rich CWC family protein gives MAVSPTPFDPTRCPLCGKANSCVLANGGDIDDCWCLQTPVNPAALERLPEEERNQRCLCPACATGSKVENA, from the coding sequence ATGGCCGTATCGCCCACCCCCTTCGATCCCACGCGCTGCCCGCTGTGCGGCAAGGCCAATAGCTGCGTCCTGGCCAACGGTGGCGACATCGACGATTGCTGGTGCCTGCAGACACCCGTGAATCCGGCCGCCCTGGAGCGCTTGCCGGAAGAAGAGCGCAATCAGCGCTGCCTGTGCCCGGCCTGTGCAACCGGAAGCAAGGTCGAGAACGCCTGA
- a CDS encoding glycerophosphodiester phosphodiesterase, with protein sequence MTITALRTLIRTLIPGTLLVSQLALATEAEVGQTLARQAGIPWPAVIAHRGASFDAPESTAPAYLVARELGADYLELDLQRTKDGQLIALHDDTLERTTDVAKRFPDRAKAPVSQFTLAELKSLDAGSWFNQAHPERARPKFAGLKILTLDEVIDIAEGGRNKPGLYIETKQPKLFPGIERDLKAKLTQRGWLGQPKTGATGVAAMPGRVVLQTFEKGSLELLQKEMPNTPKILLLWLDDGYIPEKAGPSYAESGESSKAAYYAKQQVRSEGDFTAWIEWAKAHGAIGIGPSAALEEGGDQSYADLVKPWMNDVAHERGLLVHAYTVDSPVDFARLAPRGVDGFFTNRSAELLKFYERPAKQTPGVLLKQLGY encoded by the coding sequence ATGACAATAACCGCTCTGCGCACCCTGATCCGTACCCTCATTCCCGGAACCCTGCTGGTCAGCCAGCTGGCCCTGGCCACCGAAGCCGAGGTCGGCCAGACCTTGGCGCGCCAGGCCGGCATTCCCTGGCCAGCGGTGATCGCTCATCGCGGCGCCTCCTTCGATGCGCCCGAATCCACCGCGCCGGCCTATCTGGTGGCGCGGGAGCTGGGCGCCGACTACCTCGAACTCGATCTGCAGCGCACCAAGGACGGCCAACTCATCGCCCTGCACGACGACACCCTCGAACGTACCACCGATGTCGCCAAGCGCTTTCCGGATCGCGCCAAGGCGCCGGTCAGCCAGTTCACCCTGGCCGAACTCAAATCGCTGGATGCCGGCAGTTGGTTCAACCAGGCCCATCCCGAGCGCGCCCGGCCCAAGTTCGCCGGACTCAAGATCCTGACCCTCGACGAGGTCATCGACATCGCCGAAGGCGGCCGCAACAAGCCGGGGCTGTACATCGAGACCAAGCAGCCCAAGCTGTTCCCCGGCATCGAGCGCGATCTCAAGGCCAAGCTGACCCAGCGCGGCTGGCTGGGCCAACCCAAGACCGGCGCCACTGGCGTCGCGGCCATGCCTGGGCGGGTTGTCCTGCAGACCTTCGAGAAAGGCAGCCTGGAGCTGCTGCAAAAAGAGATGCCCAACACGCCGAAGATCCTGCTGCTGTGGCTGGACGATGGCTACATCCCGGAAAAGGCCGGCCCGAGCTACGCCGAGTCGGGCGAGTCCAGCAAGGCGGCCTACTATGCCAAGCAACAGGTGCGTTCCGAGGGTGACTTCACCGCCTGGATCGAATGGGCCAAGGCCCATGGCGCCATCGGCATCGGGCCGTCGGCGGCGTTGGAGGAGGGCGGCGACCAGAGCTATGCCGACCTGGTAAAGCCCTGGATGAACGACGTCGCCCACGAGCGGGGTCTGCTGGTGCATGCTTATACCGTGGACTCGCCGGTGGACTTCGCTCGGCTGGCGCCCCGCGGTGTCGATGGTTTCTTCACCAACCGCAGCGCCGAGCTGTTGAAGTTCTACGAGCGTCCCGCCAAGCAAACGCCGGGTGTCTTGCTGAAGCAACTCGGCTATTGA
- a CDS encoding NUDIX hydrolase, with amino-acid sequence MSREAFNGAKLALLCEDQILVYQRDDKSSIPWPGLWDLPGGGREDDETPERCALRELEEEFSLVLDASRLTWGRCYPPRQPGYLPSWLFAGQLSRAEIATIRFGDEGQHWQLMAITDFLAHPQGVPHLQQRLRDYLEELAAATGVS; translated from the coding sequence GTGTCCCGTGAAGCCTTCAACGGCGCCAAGTTGGCGCTGCTCTGCGAGGACCAGATCCTGGTCTATCAGCGCGACGACAAGTCCAGCATTCCCTGGCCTGGCCTTTGGGACCTGCCCGGTGGCGGTCGCGAAGACGACGAGACGCCCGAGCGCTGCGCCCTGCGCGAGCTGGAGGAAGAGTTCAGCCTGGTGCTGGATGCCTCGCGGCTGACCTGGGGACGCTGCTATCCGCCGCGCCAGCCAGGCTATCTGCCTAGTTGGCTATTCGCCGGCCAATTGAGTCGCGCCGAGATCGCCACCATCCGCTTCGGCGACGAAGGCCAGCACTGGCAGTTGATGGCCATTACCGACTTTCTCGCCCATCCCCAGGGCGTGCCCCATTTGCAGCAGCGGCTGCGGGACTACCTGGAAGAGCTGGCTGCGGCGACCGGCGTCTCTTAA
- the ung gene encoding uracil-DNA glycosylase, with product MDDDRIKLDPQWKAALRAEFEQPYMRQLGDFLRREKAAGKVIYPPGPLIFNALNTTPLDQVKVVILGQDPYHGPGQAHGLCFSVQPGVPAPPSLQNIFKELKRDLNLPIPNHGYLQHWAEQGVLLLNTSLTVEQANAGSHAKAGWQRFTDRIIEVVSVERENLVFLLWGSHAQSKQSLIDPQKHLILKSAHPSPLSAHRGFLGNGHFGRTNEFLRNAGLAPIDWALPPLA from the coding sequence GTGGACGACGATCGCATCAAGCTCGACCCCCAATGGAAAGCCGCGCTACGCGCCGAGTTCGAACAGCCCTACATGCGCCAGTTGGGCGACTTCCTGCGGCGCGAGAAGGCCGCCGGCAAGGTCATCTATCCGCCTGGTCCCCTGATCTTCAATGCGCTCAACACCACGCCGCTGGATCAGGTGAAGGTGGTCATCCTCGGCCAGGACCCTTACCACGGGCCGGGGCAGGCCCATGGCCTGTGCTTCTCGGTGCAGCCCGGCGTCCCGGCGCCGCCCTCGCTGCAGAACATCTTCAAGGAACTCAAGCGCGACCTGAATCTGCCCATTCCCAACCATGGCTACCTGCAGCACTGGGCGGAGCAGGGCGTGCTGCTGCTCAACACCTCGCTGACGGTTGAGCAGGCCAATGCCGGTTCCCACGCCAAGGCCGGTTGGCAAAGATTCACCGACCGCATCATCGAGGTGGTCAGCGTCGAGCGCGAGAACCTGGTGTTCCTGCTCTGGGGCAGCCACGCCCAGAGCAAGCAGAGTCTCATCGACCCCCAGAAACACCTGATCCTCAAGTCCGCCCACCCTTCGCCGCTGTCGGCCCATCGAGGTTTTCTCGGCAACGGTCACTTCGGCCGAACCAACGAATTCCTGCGCAACGCCGGCCTGGCGCCCATCGACTGGGCGCTGCCGCCGCTGGCCTGA
- a CDS encoding DMT family transporter: MHERELSAAGIGYGLAAGLCWGVIFLAPALVPDLSGAQFAVLRFLCYGLVALALLLPRWRALRAQLTRTDGVRLFWLSLIGNLGYYALVGSGVQQAGIAATTLIVGLIPLLVALAGQRDAGAVGFSRLWPSLACALLGVALISYETLTTTAVGEHPLLGLLCACGALLAWSWFAVVNTRYLTRTPIGAHDWGLLLGSATGLQALLAAALLLGPELALRAPADWLQPLLVAAGVALLASIIGGACWNQASRRLPLTLSGQAIVIETLSSLLYGFLWNGRLPTLLEVLAIVLLILGVGWCLLCHRRPTATAAATGAAC; this comes from the coding sequence ATGCACGAACGGGAATTATCGGCAGCGGGAATCGGCTACGGGCTGGCGGCAGGCCTGTGCTGGGGCGTGATCTTTCTCGCCCCAGCCCTGGTCCCCGACCTGAGCGGTGCCCAATTCGCCGTGTTGCGCTTTCTCTGCTACGGCCTGGTCGCGCTGGCACTGCTCCTGCCCCGCTGGCGCGCATTGCGAGCGCAGCTCACCCGTACCGATGGGGTGCGCCTGTTCTGGCTCAGCCTGATCGGCAACCTCGGCTACTACGCCCTGGTCGGTTCGGGGGTACAACAGGCCGGCATCGCGGCAACCACCCTGATCGTCGGCCTGATTCCGCTGCTGGTCGCCCTGGCCGGGCAGCGCGATGCCGGCGCCGTGGGTTTCAGCCGCCTCTGGCCATCGCTTGCCTGCGCCTTGCTCGGCGTAGCCCTGATCAGCTACGAGACGCTGACCACCACCGCCGTCGGTGAGCACCCCCTGCTGGGCCTGCTGTGCGCCTGTGGTGCCCTGCTGGCCTGGAGCTGGTTCGCGGTGGTCAACACCCGCTACCTGACCAGGACGCCCATCGGTGCCCACGACTGGGGCCTATTGCTCGGCAGCGCGACCGGCCTCCAGGCGCTGCTGGCCGCGGCCCTGCTGCTGGGCCCGGAGTTGGCGCTACGAGCGCCCGCCGATTGGTTGCAGCCGCTGCTGGTAGCTGCGGGCGTGGCGCTGCTGGCTTCCATCATCGGCGGCGCCTGCTGGAACCAGGCCAGTCGCCGGCTGCCGCTGACCCTGAGTGGCCAGGCCATCGTCATCGAGACGCTGTCGTCGCTGCTCTATGGCTTTCTCTGGAATGGGCGGCTGCCGACCCTGCTGGAGGTTCTGGCCATCGTGCTGCTGATACTGGGAGTGGGCTGGTGCCTGCTCTGCCACCGGCGCCCGACCGCGACCGCCGCCGCAACCGGGGCGGCCTGCTAG
- a CDS encoding AraC family transcriptional regulator, with amino-acid sequence MTPRLAIKRYQGEHHPHAHDFAQLVLPLQGGMELEVAGRTGARLHTGLAALVAPECDHAQQSAPDSRFLVIDCASDWLPERTLDSARQQPCLPISPATRQLLAFAELTPAAALDQHASELTRLLLASLTLPTAVSAFDRLLARVEAQPAGDWSNPVMARLAGVGLSRLHLLFHERFAQTPQAWLTDLRLRQAQRWLGDSRLPIAEIALRVGFADQAALTRAMTRRQGISPAAWRRSQHAPR; translated from the coding sequence TTGACTCCACGCCTCGCCATCAAGCGCTATCAGGGCGAACACCACCCCCACGCCCATGACTTTGCCCAGTTGGTGCTACCCCTCCAGGGCGGCATGGAGCTGGAGGTGGCGGGGCGCACCGGGGCACGCCTGCATACCGGGCTCGCTGCCCTGGTCGCACCCGAGTGCGATCACGCCCAGCAGTCGGCCCCAGACAGTCGTTTCCTGGTGATCGACTGCGCCAGCGACTGGTTGCCTGAGCGCACCCTGGATAGCGCACGCCAGCAGCCGTGCCTGCCGATCTCGCCAGCGACGCGGCAACTGCTCGCCTTCGCCGAACTGACCCCGGCAGCGGCCCTGGACCAGCACGCCAGCGAACTCACCCGCCTGCTACTGGCCTCGCTGACCCTCCCCACCGCCGTCTCGGCCTTCGACCGCCTGCTGGCACGGGTGGAAGCCCAGCCCGCCGGCGACTGGAGCAACCCGGTCATGGCACGCCTGGCGGGCGTCGGCCTGAGCCGTCTGCACCTGCTCTTCCATGAGCGCTTCGCTCAGACACCCCAGGCCTGGCTGACCGACCTGCGGCTACGCCAGGCCCAGCGCTGGCTGGGCGACAGTCGCCTGCCCATCGCCGAGATCGCCCTGCGCGTCGGCTTTGCCGATCAGGCCGCCCTGACCCGTGCCATGACCCGCCGCCAGGGCATCAGCCCAGCCGCCTGGCGGCGTAGTCAGCACGCGCCCAGATAA
- a CDS encoding YbaY family lipoprotein, protein MKRIATLLATSLLLSACSGLRPGPTPPPPAGQPLPPTERPQTTPGTPAQPSMTSLSGQATFTASEPVPPTAKLTVSLYSASAGDTPSGRLAQRTLFVKQQGQVPFRLDYAPSRVKSGERYLLSGRILLGGRPLFLTQDPIAVDLGSGGEVELPLQPVR, encoded by the coding sequence ATGAAAAGAATCGCCACCCTGCTCGCCACCTCGCTGCTGCTCAGCGCCTGTAGCGGGCTGCGCCCTGGCCCCACGCCGCCGCCCCCGGCCGGTCAACCGCTGCCGCCGACCGAGCGACCGCAGACCACCCCTGGCACGCCGGCCCAGCCGAGCATGACCAGCCTCAGCGGCCAGGCCACCTTCACCGCCAGCGAGCCGGTACCGCCCACCGCCAAGCTGACCGTCAGCCTATACAGTGCCAGTGCCGGTGACACCCCGAGCGGTCGCCTGGCCCAGCGCACCCTGTTCGTCAAGCAGCAGGGCCAGGTGCCCTTCCGCCTCGACTACGCCCCCTCGCGGGTCAAGAGCGGTGAGCGCTACCTGCTCAGCGGTCGTATCCTGCTGGGCGGTCGCCCCTTGTTCCTGACCCAGGATCCGATCGCGGTGGACCTGGGCAGTGGTGGCGAGGTGGAGTTGCCGCTGCAGCCGGTGCGCTGA
- the plsB gene encoding glycerol-3-phosphate 1-O-acyltransferase PlsB — translation MTRSPLRLLAFSLLKRLLYLWVRSETTQAASLLSRIDPTKPVLYVLPEASLSDLAVLDRECRKAGLPRPLRPLVLGARTESLAYFNAVGKPDWRGRPARRSVPPTLRRVVLALTEHQVEDVQLVPVSVFWGQSPDRETSPWKLLWADNWVVTGRLRKAARILVLGRLTRVQFSKPLSLGALATQRPDPQRLERLVMRQLRIHFRNVRQAVIGPDLSHRRTLLRGLLRAPQVKATIAREIAQRKATPGRIEDEAAHYAREIASDFSYPVVRCLDVGLRWFWNSIYDGVTVSHIERIQEMAPGHTVVYVPCHRSHIDYLLLSYLLFQNGLTPPHIAAGINLDMPVVGNILRRGGAFFMRRSFKGNALYAAVFNEYLHSLFSRGFSTEYFVEGGRSRTGRTLQPRTGMLAMTLRSFLRDSRRPIVFVPVYIGYEKVFEGRTYLGELRGAAKKKESLFDLVKVFGALRQRFGRVWVNFGEPIPLQGFLDAHRPGWRDEPLDEDFKPSWFTPVTHELGERVVRRINAAAAVTPVNLVALALLSTNRQALDEGALVRAIDLYLDLLRRVPYSTSVTLPEGDGQSIIEEVRELGFLAEQQDALGRILYLDEQNAVLMTYYRNNVLHLFAIPALIASFFQNTGRMTRELIHRFALALYPYLQAELFIHWEREELPLVLDGWLEAMVERGLLRLEDDVFVRAAPSSRQFVRLTLLARAILQTLQRYYMTTALILNHGQNSLTAAQLEELCTVMAQRLSVLHGLNAPEFFDKSLFRHFIQTLLAEGVLRKADDGTLGHHELLGELAEGAGKRVLPAEIRLSIRQVALDRPDAPDSPEPELSPTGSN, via the coding sequence ATGACTCGTTCGCCGCTGCGCCTTCTGGCCTTCTCGCTGCTCAAGCGCCTGCTCTATCTCTGGGTTCGCTCCGAGACCACCCAGGCGGCCAGCCTGCTGAGTCGCATCGATCCCACCAAGCCGGTGCTCTATGTGCTGCCCGAAGCCTCGCTGAGCGACCTGGCGGTGCTCGACCGGGAATGTCGCAAGGCCGGCCTTCCCCGCCCGCTACGGCCGTTGGTGCTGGGCGCCAGGACCGAATCGCTCGCCTACTTCAACGCCGTGGGCAAACCGGACTGGCGCGGACGCCCGGCGCGCCGCTCGGTCCCACCCACCTTGCGGCGGGTGGTGCTGGCGCTCACCGAACACCAGGTGGAGGATGTCCAGTTGGTACCGGTCAGCGTCTTCTGGGGCCAGTCACCGGATCGCGAGACCAGTCCCTGGAAGCTGCTCTGGGCGGACAACTGGGTGGTGACCGGGCGGCTGCGCAAGGCGGCGCGCATCCTGGTACTGGGCCGACTCACCCGGGTGCAATTCTCCAAACCGCTGTCGCTGGGCGCCCTGGCCACTCAACGTCCGGACCCGCAACGCCTGGAGCGCCTGGTGATGCGCCAGTTGCGCATCCACTTCCGCAACGTGCGCCAGGCGGTGATCGGCCCGGACCTGTCGCACCGGCGCACCCTGCTGCGCGGCCTCCTGCGGGCGCCCCAGGTCAAGGCGACCATCGCCCGCGAGATCGCCCAGCGCAAAGCCACCCCCGGACGCATCGAAGACGAGGCCGCGCACTATGCGCGGGAGATCGCCTCGGATTTCTCCTATCCCGTGGTGCGCTGCCTGGATGTCGGCTTGCGCTGGTTCTGGAACAGCATCTATGACGGCGTCACGGTCAGCCACATCGAGCGCATCCAGGAGATGGCGCCGGGGCATACCGTGGTCTATGTGCCCTGCCATCGCAGTCATATCGACTACCTGCTGCTGTCCTATCTGCTGTTCCAGAACGGCCTGACCCCACCGCACATCGCCGCCGGCATCAACCTCGATATGCCGGTGGTGGGCAACATTCTCAGACGCGGCGGCGCCTTCTTCATGAGACGCAGCTTCAAGGGCAATGCCCTCTATGCCGCCGTGTTCAACGAATACCTGCACAGCCTGTTCAGCCGCGGCTTCTCCACCGAATACTTCGTCGAGGGCGGGCGCTCGCGAACCGGGCGCACCCTGCAACCGCGCACCGGCATGCTGGCCATGACCCTGCGCAGTTTCCTACGTGATTCCCGCCGGCCCATCGTCTTCGTGCCGGTCTACATCGGCTACGAGAAGGTCTTCGAGGGGCGCACCTACCTGGGCGAGTTGCGTGGCGCCGCCAAGAAGAAGGAATCCCTCTTCGACCTGGTCAAGGTGTTCGGCGCCCTGCGCCAGCGCTTCGGCCGGGTCTGGGTCAACTTCGGCGAACCCATTCCACTGCAGGGTTTCCTCGACGCCCATCGGCCGGGCTGGCGCGACGAACCCCTCGACGAAGACTTCAAGCCGAGCTGGTTCACCCCGGTCACCCACGAACTGGGCGAGCGGGTGGTCCGGCGGATCAATGCCGCCGCCGCGGTCACCCCGGTCAACCTGGTAGCTCTGGCGTTGCTGTCGACCAATCGCCAGGCGCTCGACGAAGGCGCCCTGGTGCGCGCCATCGACCTCTACCTGGATCTCCTGCGGCGGGTGCCCTATTCCACCAGCGTCACCCTGCCCGAAGGCGATGGCCAGAGCATCATCGAGGAGGTGCGCGAACTGGGCTTTCTCGCCGAGCAGCAAGACGCCCTGGGGCGCATCCTCTATCTGGACGAGCAGAACGCGGTCTTGATGACCTATTACCGCAACAACGTCCTGCACCTCTTCGCCATCCCGGCGCTGATCGCCAGCTTCTTCCAGAACACCGGGCGGATGACCCGCGAATTGATCCATAGATTCGCCCTGGCGCTCTATCCCTATCTACAGGCCGAGCTGTTCATCCACTGGGAGCGTGAAGAGCTGCCCCTGGTGCTGGACGGCTGGCTGGAAGCCATGGTGGAACGCGGCCTGCTGCGCCTGGAGGATGACGTCTTCGTGCGGGCTGCGCCCAGCTCGCGGCAGTTCGTCCGCCTCACCCTGCTGGCGCGGGCCATCCTGCAGACCCTACAGCGCTACTACATGACCACCGCGCTGATCCTCAACCACGGCCAGAACAGCCTGACCGCCGCCCAGCTGGAAGAGCTTTGCACCGTGATGGCCCAGCGGCTGTCGGTACTGCATGGCCTCAATGCCCCGGAATTCTTCGACAAGTCGCTGTTCCGTCACTTCATCCAGACACTGCTGGCCGAAGGGGTACTGCGCAAGGCCGACGACGGCACCCTGGGGCACCACGAACTGCTCGGCGAACTGGCCGAAGGTGCGGGCAAGCGGGTGCTGCCCGCGGAGATTCGCCTGTCGATCCGCCAGGTGGCCCTGGACCGACCCGACGCGCCAGATTCGCCAGAGCCCGAATTGTCGCCCACAGGTAGCAACTAA
- a CDS encoding cold-shock protein, whose protein sequence is MGEQRETGTVKWFNDAKGYGFIQREGGADVFVHYRAIRGEGHRSLVEGQQVEFSVIEGQKGLQAEDVARL, encoded by the coding sequence ATGGGTGAGCAACGCGAAACCGGTACCGTCAAGTGGTTCAATGACGCCAAGGGATATGGATTCATTCAACGCGAGGGCGGTGCCGATGTGTTCGTTCACTACCGCGCCATCCGCGGTGAAGGCCACCGCTCCCTGGTCGAAGGCCAGCAGGTGGAGTTTTCGGTGATCGAGGGCCAGAAGGGCCTGCAAGCCGAAGACGTCGCCCGGCTGTGA
- a CDS encoding putative RNA methyltransferase has product MKLICPLCQAPLADLDGGVGCPAGHRFDRARQGYLNLLPVQHKKSLDPGDNAAMVEARRRFLDAGHYAPLAERLAQLAAERAPQRWIDVGCGEGFYTERLAQALPTADGYALDISREAVRRACRRTPALTWLVASMARIPLPDASCQLLASVFSPIDWTEAQRVLAPGGGILRLGPATAHLLELRQRLYDEVRDYAEDKHLQDLPPGLELAHSEGLEFVLPLAERQTREDLLAMTPHGWRVNAERRERVLADPFEVRVAVRYDWIVKSGA; this is encoded by the coding sequence ATGAAATTGATCTGTCCGCTTTGCCAGGCCCCCTTGGCCGATCTCGACGGCGGCGTCGGCTGTCCCGCCGGTCATAGGTTCGACCGTGCCCGCCAGGGCTATCTGAATCTCTTGCCGGTGCAGCACAAGAAGAGCCTGGACCCGGGCGACAACGCCGCCATGGTCGAGGCCCGCCGGCGCTTCCTTGATGCCGGTCACTATGCGCCGCTGGCCGAACGCCTGGCGCAGTTGGCCGCCGAACGAGCGCCCCAGCGCTGGATCGACGTCGGCTGCGGCGAAGGCTTCTACACCGAGCGCCTGGCCCAGGCCCTGCCCACGGCCGATGGCTACGCCCTGGACATCTCCCGCGAGGCGGTGCGCCGCGCCTGCCGGCGCACCCCGGCACTGACCTGGCTGGTGGCGAGCATGGCGCGCATTCCGCTGCCGGACGCCAGTTGCCAGCTGCTGGCCAGCGTCTTCAGCCCCATCGACTGGACCGAAGCCCAGCGCGTGCTGGCCCCCGGTGGCGGCATCCTGCGTCTGGGTCCGGCCACCGCCCACCTGCTGGAGTTGCGTCAGCGCCTCTACGACGAGGTGCGCGACTACGCCGAAGACAAGCACCTGCAGGATCTGCCGCCGGGACTGGAACTGGCCCACAGCGAAGGGCTCGAATTCGTGCTGCCGCTGGCCGAGCGCCAGACCCGCGAAGACCTGCTGGCCATGACACCCCACGGCTGGCGGGTCAACGCCGAGCGCCGCGAGCGGGTGTTGGCCGACCCCTTCGAGGTGCGGGTGGCAGTACGTTACGATTGGATCGTCAAATCCGGAGCCTAA
- the dapE gene encoding succinyl-diaminopimelate desuccinylase: MTTALTPTLELACDLIGRASVTPLDEGCQALMMQRLERLGFALEPLRIEEVDNFWARRGGEGPVLCFAGHTDVVPTGPLEAWQQAPFNAHVDADGMLRGRGAADMKGSLASMIIAVERFVADHPDHRGAIAFLITSDEEGPALHGTRAVVERLRERGERLDWCIVGEPSSTRLLGDVVKNGRRGSLNGRLTVRGKQGHVAYPHLARNPIHLAAQALADLAAEQWDEGNAFFPPTSFQISNLNSGTGAGNVVPGELQALFNFRFSTESTVEGLQARVEAILDRHGLDWHIDWSLSGLPFLTEPGDLLDAVSASVEAVTGYRPEASTSGGTSDGRFIATLGAQVVELGPINATIHQVDEHVLASDLDLLTEVYYGTLVRLLA; encoded by the coding sequence ATGACCACCGCCCTCACCCCCACCCTGGAACTCGCCTGCGACCTGATCGGCCGGGCCTCGGTCACGCCGCTGGACGAAGGCTGCCAGGCCCTGATGATGCAGCGCCTGGAACGCCTGGGCTTCGCCCTCGAGCCGCTGCGCATCGAGGAGGTGGACAACTTCTGGGCGCGCCGTGGCGGCGAGGGTCCGGTGCTGTGCTTCGCCGGCCACACCGACGTGGTGCCCACCGGTCCGCTGGAAGCCTGGCAGCAGGCGCCCTTCAATGCCCACGTGGATGCCGACGGCATGCTGCGCGGCCGTGGCGCTGCCGACATGAAGGGCAGCCTGGCGAGCATGATCATCGCCGTGGAGCGCTTCGTCGCCGACCATCCCGACCATCGCGGCGCTATCGCCTTCCTTATTACCAGCGACGAAGAAGGTCCGGCGCTGCATGGCACCCGCGCCGTGGTGGAGCGCCTGCGCGAACGCGGCGAGCGGCTGGACTGGTGCATCGTCGGCGAACCTTCCAGCACCCGGCTGCTGGGCGACGTGGTCAAGAACGGGCGTCGCGGCTCGCTCAACGGTCGCCTGACCGTGCGCGGCAAGCAGGGCCATGTGGCCTATCCGCACCTGGCGCGCAACCCCATTCACCTGGCCGCCCAGGCGCTGGCCGATCTGGCCGCCGAGCAGTGGGACGAGGGCAACGCCTTCTTCCCGCCCACCAGCTTCCAGATCTCCAACCTCAATTCCGGTACCGGCGCCGGCAACGTGGTGCCGGGCGAGTTGCAGGCGCTGTTCAATTTCCGCTTCTCCACCGAATCCACCGTAGAAGGCCTGCAGGCCCGCGTCGAAGCCATCCTTGATCGCCACGGCCTGGACTGGCACATCGACTGGTCGCTGTCCGGCCTGCCCTTTCTCACCGAGCCGGGCGACCTGCTCGATGCCGTCTCGGCCAGCGTGGAGGCGGTCACCGGCTATCGACCCGAGGCGTCCACCAGCGGCGGCACCTCAGATGGTCGCTTCATCGCCACCCTGGGTGCCCAGGTGGTGGAACTGGGTCCGATCAATGCCACCATCCACCAGGTGGACGAGCACGTGCTGGCCAGCGACCTGGATCTCTTGACCGAGGTCTACTACGGCACCCTGGTACGGTTGCTGGCATGA